ATCTACGCGATCTCACACTAAAAAGCCTTCATTTTCGCCGATAAGGTTTTAATTGTATTTTTGTTTACTTTTCATTTGGTATTTGTATCCAAAGGAATTTATGGTAGCCGTCAATTCGAGGCATGGCAGATCGATTTATTAAAACTAGAAAATCCTGACCTACTATGAATAATGTTTTTAATCCATCCACTTTTGAGGTCGATTGGAGCTATCGAACCATCCTGGTGGTTGAAGATATAGAAGCCAACTACAAATTTATGGAAATGGCCTTGCAAAAAACCAAAGCACGCATTGTCCACGCAAGCACCGGCACCGAAGCCATCAATATGTGTGCGGCAGACAACAACATCGATTTGGTGCTTATGGATGTTCATTTGCCGGGCATCAGCGGTTATGATGCGGCACGCGAAATAAAAAAAATGAATAGCAGTATTACAGTCATTGCCCAAACGGCGTTTGTGTTTTCCGGTGAACGGCAAAAAGCTTTTTATGTAGGATGTGACGAATACATCGCCAAGCCTGTGTGCAGTGATGAACTCATTTTTACAATAAAAAACTGTTTGCTCGATCGCGGTAAAAAAGCCTGACAAATCATCCAAAATAGAATATAACTTATGGGAAGTAAAACAAAGATCCCGCATTTTTTTGGTTTACGCATTTACATTGTTTCGGTATTAATGTATCTGCTGCTGGTAATGCCTTTTGCCGGATTGCTATTGCTGCAAAATCTCCCTAAATTAATCGAGAAAAGCAACGAGTTTAATTTTGGTGCCGGAAATGTTCGTATCGATAACAGAGGCTTGCCAACCTTAACTTCGCCGCCTCTGACGATTGCCGACACGATGGCGGCCGAAAAACAGGAGGAACATTGGGAGATGGCAACAGATTTGCAAAATGAAATGATTTCCTCCTCATTCGATTTTTTGACGAAAATTGCATTGCCGATTGCCTTTCTCGCAGGATTTATTTTTAATTATCCGTTCAAGCGCTATTTCCGGCGAAAACGCAAAGGACGTTTCATCTCTGAAAGGCTTTTTAATTTTTGTAAAAAATACCTGCTGCTCTCTCATTGGATCAACGCCGCCATCGTAGGATCAGCTTTGGCTGGCACGCTAATTTACATGATGGTGCTGTCAGCCCGATCCACCGAAGCCGTCCCTATGTTTAGCCGCTTTTTGGTAATCTCGTTTTTCTCCGCATTGCTCGCGGTATTGTTTATGTATTTCTGGCAGAAGCATCGGGTTCATATCAAATACATCGACATCCTGTTTTCACCGGAAGAGCTGCGCCGACGGGTTTTCAAAAAGAATACAGGCAAAATCCGCTACCGTTTCTGGGTGTCGAGTGCCATGACAACCTTGCTGCCACTCTCCATCGTGATGGTTTACCTTATTATGAGCTTGTCGCGCATCGATCAACTGGGACTCACAAAGCTCAGCGAGGATCAGATGCAAATTTTACTTGGACGTTACAGCCCAATGCTCAGCAGTAGTATCAATCCAAATCCTATGGGGAATTTTGGAAATCTTTTCTTTGTTAATGTGATCGACGGGCTGGTGCTGTTTTTTGGTATTGGCGTGGGCATTTTTGTCTCGCTGATTTACATCCTGATGTTTGTAAAATGGACCACTCAGGGAATTGTTTATCCCGTAAGGGAATTGATTTACAACATGCAACGCACCGGAAAGGGCGGGCCGACCAACTACACGGTGGTGCGCAGCAACGATGAAATTGGCGAACTGGCAGAGCGGTTCAACGACATGTCGGGCGAGATTGAAAGCTATATTGCCAACATCGAAAAGGTGAACATGGCCTATTATCGTTTTGTACCCCGACAGTTTTTGGATTTTCTAGGAAAAGAAAGCATTACCGAAGTGCAGCTTGGCGATCAGGTGCAGAAGGAGATGTCGGTGCTCTTTACCGACATCCGCGACTTCACCTCCCTCTCCGAAGAAATGACGCCCAAGGGCACTTTCGATTTTCTTAACGAATACCTCGGCGTAATGGAGCCGCTCATAGCACGTAATAATGGATTTATCGATAAGTACATCGGCGACTCCATCATGGCGCTTTTTGTGGGCAACGTCGAAAACGCAATCGATGCAGCCATTGAGATGCGTGCAGCCCTGGCCGATTTTAATCTGCAACGCAAGCTCGAAGGCAAAAACCCTGTCGACAGCGGCATAGGAATACATACCGGAAAACTTATGCTTGGCGTAGTAGGCGGGCTCGGTCGCATGGATGGCACGGTGGTGTCGGACGCCGTCAATCTGGCATCGCGGATCGAGGGATTGACAAAAATTTACGGAACCGGCATTATTATCTCGCAGGATACCCTTATCAAAATTCAGGATCCCGGCCGCTATAACTACCGTTTTCTGGACGTGGTGAAGGTGAAAGGGAAAAAAGAAGCCGTGTATATTTTAGAAATTCTTGATGGCGAGAGCCAGCCTTCCCGGAAATTAAAAATAGAAACAAAAGCCGATTTTGGTAAGGCGATGCAACTTTATAAAAACAAGGAATTCGACCCGGCGTTAGAATTGTTCGACAACATCTACCACCGCAACCCTCACGACCATGCTGCTGCCCTTTACATTGCCCGCTGCCGCAACATCATCGACTTTGGACTGCCTCACGACTGGGACGGCATAGAAACGCACAGGGATAAGTATTGAACGGGAAGCTGGGAAAAAGTTGGTAGTTTTTAGAAGGTAGAAATTAGAAAGGAATATTTCGTATAAACGCCCGCTCGGGCATCTTTACGATTTTGAAGATCAAAAAATAATTTCAAATTTCGGAATGGTTGGTATCCGGTTAAAACCCATAGAAAATTATGTTTGCCGGTCAGTAATGAATTTGATTAAAAATAAGGTTTTTCAGTCCTCAATTTGACGGAGGTACTTTGCCAGACTACCTACCCGACAACCAAAATAGAACAATTGAGAATTTTCCGCAGACCTAAATTACCAGTTACAACACCTTTGCTATTGGCTATCACTCCCTACTGTAAAGCGTTCTTGGAGCTTGCACCCTAAAACTGATATACATGCCTGACGCAAAAAAAAGAGGCTGTCTCGTTTTTGAGACAGCCTCTTTTCTTAATTTCAAATGGATCCTTACAACTTAGTAAATGTAAAGGCATTCGCTCCAAATGAACCCTCATCAACAGTGATCGTGAAAGTCATTTGATATGTTCCATCACAAGTGTTAAGAACACCAAACCCTTCGTATGCGATGTTGTGATACTGAAAGGCGATAGATGCAAGTACAGTTCTTTCTGCCTTAACTTTAAAGTTAAACGGATCTACAATCATCTTCAGCGGTCCCTGGTCTTCAGTTAAACCGTCAAGCTCAGCCAATCCTGTTACATAAAGTATGTACTCATCAGCAGGATCAGTTGTGATAGTGATAGGTCCATCAGCACCCCAATCATCACTTACAGCCTTATAAGCGCCGGTAACAATATCAGGATCATACGCACAAACCGCAGCGGCATTAATTACTGCATTTGATCTGTACGTCTTTCCTTCTTGAACCGTTAAAGCTTCTATAGTAAATACATCACCAGGCTCAATGGCATCGAGTTGGATTCCCAGAGCAGTAGCTACTTCATGCATATAGATTGTTACATCTTTTGCAGGGAATATGGTAGTATTCCTAACAGGAACTCTGACCAAACCTTTCTTATCATAATTATAAGAAGCAACAAAAATTACCTCACTTACCTCAGCAGTAGCATCCACGTCAAACTTAATGAAGGTGTTTGCAGGATCGTTTACGTCAAAAAAAGCAGGGTCAAGGTTCGTAATTGAAGGCACAACACCTTCGCCTCTCTGACCTGCGGGATCAACAACATCGGTTTCACAGGCCGAAAAGGTTAGAACCATTATTGCCAAAACGGCTAAAATCTTGTATGTTTTCATGTTCTATTTATTTATATTTTTAAAATTAAAAACTTAGCGTGTGCCACCAGCCCACCAAACGTTATCAGTGTAAACATAAGCGCCGGTTCCGTAAGCTGCGAGAATGTTCAGGTTGGTAGTTACATCATCGGCTCCATAAGAGTACCTCAGCGGGAATTTGAGTGTGTTTGCCAATTCAATAACATTATCACCCATTGCTCTCAGGCGGCGGATGTCGTTGTAAGCTTCCACGGCTTCTGATTCGAAGAAGGAGAAGTACTTTTGTGTCATCACCTCTTTGAGTGGATTGGAAGTGAACTTCGCCTTAAGAGCCTCACGGTAAGCCGAATCCAGTTCCATTCCTACCTCTACCTTTGCGAAGGCAGCTTCTACAGCTTCTTCCAGGATAGTTTTTGCGTCAGCTAAATTGCCTTTGCGTACCTGAGCTTCTGCTTTGAGGAAAAGGATTTCGTGATAGCTAAGCAAATAGGTAGGAGCCGTAGGGCTCATAATACCAGAAATGCTATAGTAACCCTGGCGCTGATCAGGTCCGCCATTGGGGGCAAAATTCAGATCGGATTCGCCGGGATAGGGAATGAAGAATACATCATCGCGTGGGTCGTCGCGCTCGATAAGTTTTTCATGCAAACTTGTACTTGCTCCAAAATAATCCCTGTCGATAAAGAAGGTTTCAAATGGGCTGTTGGTAGTTGATCCGTTATAGACAAACTTAGCCTCCTGGCCTGCAGAAGTAAAAGAGTTGTTGGCAAATTCGAGTACCTTATCCCAATTAGGTTCACGCATTGCAAGGCGAGCGGTATAGCGGGCTTTAAGACCCCAGGCGAATTTTTTCCAGTTGGCAATATTTCCTCCGTAGATAAAGTCCTGTGTACCCAACTTTTCGGCAGATTCTATATCCAGGTTAGCAAGGGCTACATCCAGCAAGGGGAAAATCACTTCCTTGTACAGAGCTTCCTGCTTGTCGAGTTTAGGCTGGAAAATTATACCCGGCTGCAGCGCTTCCGAAAAAGGAACATCGCCCATAAGGTCGGTCAGCATCGCCAGGTTGTAGGCTGTTAAGATTTGTGCAATACCTCTGGTGTGGATGTTTTTTTCTTCTTCGCCACCTTCGGAGGTTTTGTTAATGATAATCTTCAGGTTGTAAAGATTTTCGTAAACAGAGCCCCAGGTGTTGTTGTAGGTGGTAGCCAATGAAGGCTCACCCGAGCGCATTTCGGCACCATACATCTGATTGTAGATACCTACGTTGTGCTCAACATATACTGATGCATAAAAAGCAAAGTCGCTTCCGGTAATCGAAAAAGCTGTTTTGGTCATTACATCGGTGATGAGCAGTTTTGAGGGAACATCTAAAGGATTGTTTTTGTTGACGTTGATGTCTTCAAGCACATCCTGCGTGCACCCGGCCATTATCGCCAACAGTACCGGGATGGCTAAAAATTTTATTATTTTGTTCATTTTCATTGAGTTTAAAGGTTAAAAATTTAAGCTGATACCAAAACCATAACTGGTAGTCTGAGGCATTGAAAAACGCTCAAACGCACCTCCCATGTTGTTGTTACCCTGTGATGCTTCGGGGTCGAAGTTTGGCAGTTCGGTCCAAAGCAGGATATTACGGGCATATACAGAAATGGTAAGTCCTACATCCTTCATAAAACTTTTGGGTAAAGCATAGCTAAGCGTTACTTCTCTAAGTTTTAAGAAAGAATTGTCATAAATGTAGTACTCATCAATGTTGGTAAGTACATCGGCAATCAAATCCTGGAAAGCTTCCGGATCTTCGGGACCGCCACGTACGATATCGTTGGGTGTTCCGTCAGGTTTTACTCCATCAAAAATAAATGTGCTGCTGCGGTCTTCTGTATTGGCAGAAACACCATAGAGATCGAGCAGACCGTTTGAACCAGAATACATTTGACCGCCTTGTTTCCAATCGAGTGTAGCTGTGAGGGAAATGCCTTTGTAGCTGAACCGGTTTGAAAAACCAAGGATGAAGTCAGGAGAAACTTCTCCGATAACATCCGGAGGGCCATCCTGTGGCATACCATGGTACCAGGCACCCGGCTCGTCATAAA
The genomic region above belongs to Bacteroidales bacterium and contains:
- a CDS encoding adenylate/guanylate cyclase domain-containing protein; the protein is MGSKTKIPHFFGLRIYIVSVLMYLLLVMPFAGLLLLQNLPKLIEKSNEFNFGAGNVRIDNRGLPTLTSPPLTIADTMAAEKQEEHWEMATDLQNEMISSSFDFLTKIALPIAFLAGFIFNYPFKRYFRRKRKGRFISERLFNFCKKYLLLSHWINAAIVGSALAGTLIYMMVLSARSTEAVPMFSRFLVISFFSALLAVLFMYFWQKHRVHIKYIDILFSPEELRRRVFKKNTGKIRYRFWVSSAMTTLLPLSIVMVYLIMSLSRIDQLGLTKLSEDQMQILLGRYSPMLSSSINPNPMGNFGNLFFVNVIDGLVLFFGIGVGIFVSLIYILMFVKWTTQGIVYPVRELIYNMQRTGKGGPTNYTVVRSNDEIGELAERFNDMSGEIESYIANIEKVNMAYYRFVPRQFLDFLGKESITEVQLGDQVQKEMSVLFTDIRDFTSLSEEMTPKGTFDFLNEYLGVMEPLIARNNGFIDKYIGDSIMALFVGNVENAIDAAIEMRAALADFNLQRKLEGKNPVDSGIGIHTGKLMLGVVGGLGRMDGTVVSDAVNLASRIEGLTKIYGTGIIISQDTLIKIQDPGRYNYRFLDVVKVKGKKEAVYILEILDGESQPSRKLKIETKADFGKAMQLYKNKEFDPALELFDNIYHRNPHDHAAALYIARCRNIIDFGLPHDWDGIETHRDKY
- a CDS encoding response regulator; protein product: MNNVFNPSTFEVDWSYRTILVVEDIEANYKFMEMALQKTKARIVHASTGTEAINMCAADNNIDLVLMDVHLPGISGYDAAREIKKMNSSITVIAQTAFVFSGERQKAFYVGCDEYIAKPVCSDELIFTIKNCLLDRGKKA
- a CDS encoding SusD/RagB family nutrient-binding outer membrane lipoprotein; this translates as MNKIIKFLAIPVLLAIMAGCTQDVLEDINVNKNNPLDVPSKLLITDVMTKTAFSITGSDFAFYASVYVEHNVGIYNQMYGAEMRSGEPSLATTYNNTWGSVYENLYNLKIIINKTSEGGEEEKNIHTRGIAQILTAYNLAMLTDLMGDVPFSEALQPGIIFQPKLDKQEALYKEVIFPLLDVALANLDIESAEKLGTQDFIYGGNIANWKKFAWGLKARYTARLAMREPNWDKVLEFANNSFTSAGQEAKFVYNGSTTNSPFETFFIDRDYFGASTSLHEKLIERDDPRDDVFFIPYPGESDLNFAPNGGPDQRQGYYSISGIMSPTAPTYLLSYHEILFLKAEAQVRKGNLADAKTILEEAVEAAFAKVEVGMELDSAYREALKAKFTSNPLKEVMTQKYFSFFESEAVEAYNDIRRLRAMGDNVIELANTLKFPLRYSYGADDVTTNLNILAAYGTGAYVYTDNVWWAGGTR